The following are encoded together in the Oncorhynchus nerka isolate Pitt River linkage group LG23, Oner_Uvic_2.0, whole genome shotgun sequence genome:
- the LOC115106229 gene encoding beta-crystallin A1-like, with protein MALTNPMNPVNPMPMGPWKITVYDQEYFQGKRMEFTACCQNIMECGMENIRSLKVECGAWVGYEHSSFCGQQFVLEKGDYPRFEAYSGSNSYRIERMISFRPICSASHKESRMTIYEKENMIGRQFEMCDDYPSLQAMGWFNNEVGSMHIQSGAFVCYQFPGYRGHQYIMECDCHGGEYKCYREFGSHAQTPQIQSIRRIQH; from the exons ATGGCTCTGACCAACCCAATGAACCCCGTGAACCCCATGCCCATGGGCCCATGGAAGATCACAGTGTACGACCAGGAGTACTTCCAGGGAAAGCGCATGGAGTTCACTGCCTGCTGCCAGAACATAATGGAGTGTGGCATGGAGAACATCCGCTCCCTGAAGGTCGAGTGTGGAGC CTGGGTTGGGTATGAGCACTCCAGTTTCTGTGGCCAGCAGTTTGTCCTGGAGAAGGGAGACTACCCCCGTTTTGAGGCCTACAGCGGCAGCAACTCCTACCGCATCGAGAGGATGATCTCCTTCAGACCCATCTGCTCCGCT agccacAAGGAGTCCCGTATGACCATCTATGAAAAGGAGAACATGATTGGTCGCCAGTTTGAGATGTGTGATGACTACCCCTCCCTGCAGGCCATGGGCTGGTTCAACAACGAGGTTGGATCTATGCACATCCAGAGCGGAGC cttCGTGTGCTACCAGTTCCCCGGCTACCGTGGCCACCAGTACATCATGGAGTGTGACTGCCACGGAGGAGAGTACAAGTGTTACCGTGAGTTTGGCTCCCACGCCCAGACCCCTCAGATCCAGTCTATCAGGAGGATTCAGCACTGA